The following coding sequences are from one Lolium rigidum isolate FL_2022 chromosome 6, APGP_CSIRO_Lrig_0.1, whole genome shotgun sequence window:
- the LOC124668116 gene encoding ABC transporter C family member 3-like yields MPTAAAPVSWPLAAAMAAGDADQQPLPLFLRPVILHGVGAAVHLLLALAIASQLIFAAGNRRGKDPAARGAGFRWGRLAVRATSALAASEVFLAAYSLVSWYLDNSGGWRAPDAVADLADAVSRAVAWLLLAAYLQLEYRSRGEERFPALLRLWWALFLLLSVLAVAVHAATGLQYRLPVPALSWARDAVSVFAGGVLLVAGFSAKSQAASGSVSEEPLLNGADRTASDTIDASMFTGASFLSFLTFSWMWPLLAVGHRKTLDLGDVPDLDHGDSVAGLLPSFKANLDALTGDGSGGQKVTAFKLTRAIVRTVWWHIVVTGLYALIYSLAIYVGPYLIDSLVQYLNGDERYAGKGKLLVVTFIAAKVFECLSQRHWFFRLQQAGIRTRSVLVSSVYQKGLSLSSSSRQSRSSGEMINIISVDADRVGLFSWFMHDFWLVPLQVSIALFILYSTLGIASLAALGVTVIVMLATVLPMQMQEKFQTKLMDCKDVRMKATSEILRNMRILKLQGWEMKFLSKIIDLRKTEESWLKKYLYTSTMTTFVFWGAPTFVAVVTFGACMLLGIPLDSGKVLSALATFRVLQEPIYTLPDMISMFIKTKVSLERIASFLCLEELPMDAVQRLPSGHSDVSVEVSNGCFSWDASAEVPTLMDLNFQARQGMRVAVCGMVGSGKSSLLSSILGEMPKLSGEVKVCGTMAYVSQLAWIQSGKIQDNILFGKEMDTEKYDRVLESCSLKKDLEILPFGDETIIGERGINLSGGQKQRIQIARALYQDADIYLFDDPFSAVDAHTGSHLFKECLLGALGSKTVVYVTHQIEFLPAADLILVMKGGRIAQAGKYDEILSSGEELMELVGAHQDALTALDVIDVANGGNEALSSSGAASLSRSVSSAEENDKQNGEQDFGKVQSGQLVQEEEREKGRVGFWVYWKYLTLSYGGALVPFVLIAQILFQVLQIASNYWMAWASPVSKDVERPVSMSTLINVFVALAGASSLCILVRALFLVTAAYKTATLLFDKMHMSVFRAPMSFFDSTPSGRILNRASADQSEVDTSIAEQMGSVAFSMIQLVGIIAVMSQVAWQVFVVFVPLTVACFWYQRYYIDTARELQRLVGVCKAPIIQHFAESITGSATIRSFGKENMFVSTNSHLMDAFSRPKFYNAAAREWLCFRLDTLSCLTFAFSLLFLISLPTGFIDPAIAGLAVTYGLNLNTLQAFVVWCMCSLENKIISVERILQYISIPEEPPLSMSGDKLPYNWPSEGVIELHNLHVRYAPQLPFVLKGLTVTFPGAMKTGIVGRTGSGKSTLIQALFRIVDPTIGQILVDGVDICTIGLHDLRSRLSIIPQDPTMFEGTVRSNLDPLGEYNDNQIWEALDNCQLGDEVRKKELKLDSPVIENGENWSVGQRQLACLGRVILKRTKILVLDEATASVDTATDNLIQKTLREYFSEATVITIAHRITSVLDSDMVLLLDNGVTVESDTPARLLEDKSSLFSKLVAEYTMRAT; encoded by the exons ATGCCCACCGCGGCCGCGCCCGTGTCGTGGCCCTTGGCGGCAGCGATGGCGGCGGGTGACGCCGACCAGCAGCCTCTGCCCCTATTCCTGCGCCCGGTCATCCTCCACGGCGTGGGTGCCGCAGTCCACCTCCTACTCGCCCTCGCCATCGCCAGCCAGCTCATCTTCGCCGCCGGCAACCGCCGCGGGAAGGATCCGGCGGCGAGAGGCGCCGGGTTCCGGTGGGGTCGGCTCGCGGTGCGCGCCACGTCGGCTCTGGCGGCGTCCGAGGTCTTCCTCGCCGCGTACTCCCTGGTTTCCTGGTACCTCGACAACAGCGGGGGGTGGCGGGCGCCCGATGCGGTGGCGGACCTGGCAGACGCCGTGTCCCGCGCGGTGGCGTGGCTGCTGCTCGCGGCGTACCTGCAGCTCGAGTACCGCAGCCGCGGGGAGGAGCGTTTCCCGGCGCTGCTCAGGCTCTGGTGGGCGCTCTTCCTGCTGCTCTCGGTGCTGGCCGTCGCCGTCCACGCGGCGACGGGCCTCCAGTACAGACTCCCCGTGCCCGCGTTATCATGGGCGCGCGACGCTGTCTCGGTCTTCGCGGGCGGGGTGCTGCTCGTCGCCGGGTTCTCGGCCAAGAGCCAGGCGGCGAGCGGCTCTGTTTCAGAGGAGCCTCTCCTCAACGGCGCGGACAGGACGGCCAGCGACACCATCGACGCTTCCATGTTTACAGGCGCCAGCTTCCTCAGCTTCCTCACATTTTCCTGGATGTGGCCCCTGCTCGCCGTCGGCCACAGGAAGACGCTTGACCTCGGCGACGTCCCGGACCTTGACCACGGAGACAGCGTGGCCGGCCTGCTCCCGTCGTTCAAGGCGAACCTCGACGCGCTCACCGGCGACGGCTCCGGTGGCCAGAAGGTCACGGCGTTCAAACTCACCCGGGCCATAGTGCGCACCGTGTGGTGGCACATCGTGGTGACCGGGCTCTATGCTCTGATCTACAGCCTGGCCATCTACGTTGGCCCATACCTCATCGACTCACTGGTACAGTACCTCAACGGCGACGAGAGGTACGCTGGCAAGGGGAAGCTCCTTGTTGTCACCTTCATCGCAGCTAAGGTGTTTGAGTGCTTGTCACAAAGGCACTGGTTCTTCCGGCTACAGCAAGCCGGGATACGAACAAGGTCTGTGCTTGTCTCCAGCGTGTACCAGAAAGGGCTCTCCCTGTCCAGCAGCTCCAGACAGAGCCGCAGCAGCGGCGAGATGATCAACATCATCAGTGTAGATGCAGACCGCGTCGGGCTTTTCTCATGGTTCATGCACGACTTCTGGTTGGTGCCGCTCCAAGTATCCATTGCATTGTTCATCTTGTACTCCACCCTCGGGATTGCCTCGCTTGCGGCACTCGGTGTCACTGTTATCGTCATGCTTGCCACGGTGCTTCCGATGCAAATGCAGGAGAAGTTCCAGACGAAGCTGATGGATTGCAAGGATGTCAGGATGAAGGCGACATCTGAGATCCTGCGCAACATGAGGATTCTTAAACTGCAGGGGTGGGAGATGAAGTTCTTGTCCAAGATCATTGACCTGAGGAAGACAGAGGAAAGCTGGCTCAAGAAGTATCTTTACACGTCGACCATGACAACTTTCGTGTTCTGGGGTGCCCCGACCTTCGTCGCGGTGGTAACCTTCGGAGCCTGCATGCTCCTAGGGATACCATTGGACTCAGGGAAGGTGTTATCTGCATTGGCCACGTTCCGGGTCCTTCAAGAACCAATATACACCCTTCCCGACATGATCTCGATGTTTATTAAGACTAAGGTGTCTCTTGAGAGGATAGCATCTTTCCTGTGTCTCGAGGAGTTGCCGATGGATGCTGTGCAGAGGTTGCCAAGTGGTCACTCCGATGTCTCAGTTGAGGTCAGCAATGGGTGCTTCTCCTGGGACGCCTCAGCTGAAGTACCAACGCTGATGGACCTGAACTTTCAAGCTCGCCAGGGCATGCGGGTTGCAGTCTGTGGGATGGTCGGCTCTGGAAAATCAAGCTTGCTCTCTTCCATTCTTGGTGAGATGCCAAAGCTATCAGGAGAGGTCAAGGTTTGTGGAACAATGGCATATGTCAGCCAGTTGGCATGGATACAGAGTGGCAAAATTCAGGACAACATACTGTTTGGCAAGGAGATGGACACTGAGAAGTATGACAGGGTCCTTGAGTCGTGTTctctgaagaaagacttggagatATTACCATTCGGTGACGAGACAATAATTGGAGAGCGAGGCATCAATCTTAGTGGCGGGCAGAAGCAAAGGATTCAGATAGCCCGAGCTTTGTATCAGGATGCCGACATCTATTTATTTGATGATCCGTTCAGTGCAGTCGATGCTCACACAGGCTCCCACCTCTTCAAG GAATGCTTACTTGGGGCTTTGGGTTCAAAAACAGTGGTTTATGTTACTCACCAGATTGAATTCCTACCTGCAGCTGACCTTATTCTG GTAATGAAAGGTGGGAGAATAGCACAAGCAGGCAAATATGATGAAATACTTAGCTCAGGGGAAGAGCTAATGGAACTGGTTGGTGCTCACCAAGATGCTCTCACAGCATTGGACGTGATTGATGTTGCTAATGGAGGCAATGAGGCTCTCTCTTCTAGTGGTGCAGCAAGCCTTTCTAGGTCAGTGTCATCAGCTGAGGAGAATGATAAACAAAATGGTGAACAAGACTTTGGCAAGGTTCAAAGTGGGCAGCTGGTGCAGGAAGAGGAAAGGGAAAAGGGAAGGGTTGGGTTCTGGGTCTACTGGAAGTACCTTACATTGTCTTATGGAGGAGCTCTTGTACCATTCGTGTTGATAGCTCAGATactttttcaagtacttcagattGCTAGCAATTACTGGATGGCTTGGGCCTCTCCTGTGTCGAAGGATGTCGAGCGTCCAGTGAGCATGTCAACACTGATCAACGTCTTTGTCGCATTGGCTGGTGCAAGCTCGCTGTGCATCCTCGTACGAGCACTGTTTCTTGTGACAGCTGCATACAAAACTGCAACTCTATTATTCGACAAGATGCATATGTCAGTTTTCAGAGCTCCTATGTCTTTCTTCGATTCCACTCCAAGTGGGCGCATCTTGAATAGA GCTTCAGCTGATCAAAGTGAAGTGGACACCAGCATTGCTGAACAGATGGGTTCAGTCGCATTTTCCATGATACAACTAGTTGGAATTATTGCTGTAATGTCTCAGGTTGCATGGCAGGTGTTTGTTGTTTTTGTTCCTCTAACTGTGGCCTGCTTCTGGTATCAG CGCTACTACATTGATACAGCCAGAGAACTGCAAAGGCTGGTTGGGGTTTGCAAGGCTCCTATAATACAGCATTTTGCAGAATCCATTACTGGATCAGCAACCATCAGAAGCTTTGGCAAGGAAAATATGTTTGTATCAACTAATAGCCATCTAATGGATGCCTTCTCTCGACCTAAATTCTATAACGCTGCAGCAAGGGAGTGGCTTTGCTTCCGCTTGGATACACTATCATGCCTTACATTTGCGTTCTCTTTGTTATTTCTGATCAGTCTACCGACTGGTTTCATTGATCCAG CAATTGCTGGTCTCGCTGTCACATATGGGCTTAATTTGAACACACTCCAAGCATTTGTAGTCTGGTGCATGTGCAGTTTGGAGAACAAGATTATATCTGTAGAAAGAATTCTGCAATATATAAGCATTCCAGAAGAGCCCCCTCTTTCAATGTCAGGAGATAAGTTGCCTTATAACTGGCCGTCAGAGGGAGTAATTGAGCTCCATAACCTCCAT GTGAGATATGCTCCACAACTACCATTTGTTCTGAAGGGCCTTACAGTCACTTTTCCTGGAGCCATGAAGACTGGCATTGTTGGAAGAACAGGTAGTGGTAAATCAACTCTTATACAGGCCCTTTTCCGTATTGTGGATCCTACTATCGGTCAGATACTAGTAGACGGTGTCGACATTTGCACCATTGGACTGCATGATCTGAGATCTAGACTGAGCATCATTCCACAAGACCCAACGATGTTCGAGGGAACTGTAAGGAGCAACCTTGACCCTCTCGGAGAGTACAATGACAATCAAATTTGGGAG GCATTAGATAACTGTCAGCTAGGAGATGAGGTCAGGAAAAAGGAGCTGAAACTTGACTCACCAG TGATAGAGAACGGAGAGAACTGGAGTGTGGGTCAGCGCCAGCTTGCCTGTCTTGGTAGAGTGATTCTGAAAAGGACTAAGATACTGGTTCTGGACGAAGCCACTGCTTCAGTGGATACCGCGACAGACAACTTGATCCAGAAGACACTACGGGAGTATTTTTCGGAGGCAACGGTCATCACGATTGCGCATCGAATCACCTCGGTCCTCGACAGTGATATGGTCTTGCTTCTTGACAACG GTGTTACCGTGGAGAGTGACACACCGGCCAGGTTGCTGGAGGATAAGTCGTCTCTGTTCTCAAAGCTTGTAGCAGAGTACACCATGAGGGCTACGTAG